The stretch of DNA tttaatttttactctATCGATATCCGTACGTACGTATGAAGTAATTAATATATCCGAGAACTCTATAGATCATAGCATTAGCACACGTCCATGCTCAATTGCTTGGCATCGTCGAATGTATTGTGGGCATACTCCTCGGCGCGCAAAGACGACAAACCTGAGATCGTAGAAACATAAGCATATGATTTGGCTCCTGCATGCACTTAATGccaaaaatccagaaaatctaCTGAGATGGAGTAATGTGAAGTGAAATCAGTTCATTCGTTGATTTACTTTTGAATCTGATCTGGCTACCGGCGAACTTCCGACGTTGGGTGGTTTTTTTCATGTTCgagattaaattataatttattacctACGGTCGCTCAATCGTTCACCAAAAAGGAAGGAGTGCGGCTCGTATAACGAGGTCAAACCCCCACTATCAAAAAGTCTCCTATAAACCAAACCCTCCGAAATCCCACTTGCCGACAGCCTGTAATTTCTTCCTTCCGCATGATGCATGCAGTCAAATCTATTCCCCCCGTTGAATTTGTTTCTGCCAGAacagttcatatatatatatatatatatatatatatacatggttaATTGGTACATAACGTTGGATTAGATTCAAATCAAGGACAGTACCTCTCTTAATGTCCGAGCGTACGTACGTAAAACTAGCAAAGGCTTCTAAGCAAATGAGAAGTGATCGGAGatcatatatgaaaaatagtcatgattttataatagaattaatatcatataaattatttaattctgTCCAGACAAAATATGTCTAACGAGGAGGCTTCCAGAAAGAGAAGAGAGTGCCAAAAACATATACACGAATATACTTATTATCTTCAATGTCACTGATCTTGTCCCTTCTTTTCCTGCAAAGTGCCATCCATCTCCATAGCTGCATGTGTTTCCTCTCCAAGACGTACGTGCATGCATGAATATATGCTTGACATTGTTGGAAATGCAAAGATGGACTGGAAGCTGGCACGGcctctcctcttttttctttaatatttttttcttttttcttctcccttatAAGCGGAATGCACTCTAACTTCGTTTTTGGGGTGGTGGGGGCCTGGGGGGAGGGAGACAGGGATTATGGATGGCTGCTAACAATGCCAACGGTGACCCGTTTGAATGTTGATAATTTCGTTTGATGTTCATGGGTTCTGCTCTTCTTGAACAGAGGCTCTGACGATGAATATACCGAGGAGGCCGACCCCACAGCGCAAGAATTGTTGGAGCTATCAGAGGTAAAAAGGGCATCAAGTACACCATTTGGGCTGCCAGAATTAGAAATTTCTTCATGCTTGCGCTTGTGAGGGTTGTTGTGTCCGCAATTATAGGCCTTTGATAGCTCAGTGATCATGACATTATAGCAGTCATTCACTTTTTCCTGTTACAATGCAGTTCGTAATCATAGCTCAAATAATGTGTATTAATATCTTCACGTTTGAACTTAAATCTGGACaaacattaaagaaaagaaaagaaagtcatatatataatatgggcGCCAGAGATATACCTTGCTTATTTTAAGGACGCCCAGAAGCTGGTTTTTGTATTCTATGGGATTGCACGGTTCAACTTGATCTATAACGTGCATCATAGTGGCAGCAGCCAAAACAGAAGGAAGATAACGGACGAATCTTGAACCTACAATATTTGACAAAACGTAAACTAACTGGAAGTCAAGGgtctctttctttgttttttgttctctgcgatttcaatttttctataaaatttaattattttatacttaaatattattatcatttttatattatagcCTCATGTTAATGGCTCGCTTAAGGCCACAAAATATATTGATCAGCCGCCCCAGCTGGAAAGTACTAAGCTTTCGTATGTCATTGATACTGCCCGGAGAAGAAGACCGGTGGAGGTCATGGAAGTGGAGGTGGTGGTGTTGTTAATGATAGTTTAAAGGGTAGTGAAAAATATATGCCAAGCAGGAGGAGATGCTTACCCGAAACCACAGACAGGAGGAGATGCTCACAGCGTCTGAGGAATTCCCAGTGGAGATGTGACTTCATTCCAAGCCTCCTTATGATGTGGTCAAGAAATGAGAGTGGGGTCACAGGGTGCATCTTCCATTGAAGAGTGGAGAGCACCAGGAGCTCCATTCTTTGAATAGTTTTGGCCTCAAAAACATAATTTGTATCCTCCACCTGAAACGAAACAAAACCCAGATTTGTTCCTGAATCAACAAAAAGACACCAACGTAGTACTTATGATACATGTGTTGGCTGTGGTTGAACGTACTTGTAGGTCTAAGAGAACGGGTACTTGGGTCTCTTCTACTTTTGCAGCCAAAGAGAGACAAGCCACAGCCACAAGTTGGATCATCCACGGTTTCTCTCTCTGAAAATGAAGGCTTGTGAGGAACCGATCGAGATAGTTAATGGCTAGGGTTGCTGTGAGAGCCGAGAACCCATAATGGACATTAACTTTGAGCATCCACTCTACAGCCTCACGACGAGCCACAGAGATAGCAGAGTCTGTTTCCGCAATGCTGTTATCAAGATGagcttcttcttgttctttgcAGAAGAGAGAAACAAGCTCTTCATCTTCCCAGAACAAATCTTGCTCCAACATGAGCAAAGGAACAAGAGAAGTACTGTTATTAACATTAATGTTTTTGCTGCTATATATCCTACTCTCAGTACTCTCCCCTTCTAAAACTTGCTCgatttcttcctcctcctcccatGTCTCTTCCTCGCAGTACAGAGCATCCAGCAAGGATGAAGGGTtttgttcttgttgttgttcTATTTGTTGCTCGTTTTGTAGTTGAATTGCCATCTTCTTCTCAGAAGAAGAGGTTTCAGTCCTCTATTcgttgtgaaaaaaaaaggtctgtatcgcccccatctctctctctctctctctcactcaattCTCTGTGGTTGGAGTGCAGAGACCAGAGAGAGAAGCTTAAAGCAGAGAGGGAAAAGGTGAGAAGGAATT from Juglans microcarpa x Juglans regia isolate MS1-56 chromosome 3S, Jm3101_v1.0, whole genome shotgun sequence encodes:
- the LOC121257034 gene encoding cyclin-D3-1-like, translated to MAIQLQNEQQIEQQQEQNPSSLLDALYCEEETWEEEEEIEQVLEGESTESRIYSSKNINVNNSTSLVPLLMLEQDLFWEDEELVSLFCKEQEEAHLDNSIAETDSAISVARREAVEWMLKVNVHYGFSALTATLAINYLDRFLTSLHFQREKPWMIQLVAVACLSLAAKVEETQVPVLLDLQVEDTNYVFEAKTIQRMELLVLSTLQWKMHPVTPLSFLDHIIRRLGMKSHLHWEFLRRCEHLLLSVVSGSRFVRYLPSVLAAATMMHVIDQVEPCNPIEYKNQLLGVLKISKEKVNDCYNVMITELSKAYNCGHNNPHKRKHEEISNSGSPNGVLDALFTSDSSNNSCAVGSASSVYSSSEPLFKKSRTHEHQTKLSTFKRVTVGIVSSHP